The following are encoded together in the Triticum dicoccoides isolate Atlit2015 ecotype Zavitan chromosome 6B, WEW_v2.0, whole genome shotgun sequence genome:
- the LOC119322068 gene encoding F-box/LRR-repeat protein 14-like gives MEDLPEALVTEILKRITSTSDLNSLSLVSKQLYKIEGNQRGAIHVGSGLCTATKALTSLCARFPNLRKVEIDYSGFIPGHGKQLDNKGLFVFSSHCSSLTDVTLSFCSCIDDSGLRCLACCKTLVSLRLNSAPKITSIGLFSVAVGCTSLSALHLIDCEKIDSVEWLEYLGRDGSLKELVVKNCKGINHHDFLKFGSGWMKLQKFEFERKRGIDDRLLGDMVYDSSYNAHSTDIYDFCCESLKDLRLAHIKTWPEVGLRVVLGKCKALEKLCLEYVHALNDNDMIALSRSCSNLKSILLWLNLQRYSSDVSYCETRTSFTDNSLYAIALNCPMLQIVDLRFTRCARDWPSEIGFTQKGFLTLIQSCPIRVLVLNNANFFDDEGMKAVSSSPHLETLELILCHAVTDAGMRLIAHTPCLSNLILRACHNITDVGMAELGRAHKLESLVIEYCGEISLQAAQGVIMSVHYSSKFSDALKKKLGFLGKC, from the coding sequence ATGGAGGACCTACCGGAGGCTCTGGTGACAGAGATTCTCAAGAGGATCACCAGCACAAGTGATCTGAATTCTCTTTCCCTTGTGTCAAAGCAGCTCTACAAGATAGAGGGGAATcagagaggtgctatccatgttggTTCTGGTCTTTGCACTGCTACGAAAGCACTGACATCATTGTGCGCCCGGTTCCCAAATTTGCGGAAAGTGGAAATTGATTACTCTGGTTTTATACCTGGACATGGAAAGCAGTTGGACAACAAAGGCCTTTTTGTGTTTTCGTCTCACTGTTCCTCGCTGACTGACGTCACCTTAAGCTTCTGCTCATGCATCGATGACTCTGGGCTTCGTTGTTTAGCTTGTTGCAAGACATTGGTGTCTCTCAGGCTGAACTCTGCACCAAAAATAACGTCAATTGGGCTTTTCTCGGTTGCAGTTGGTTGCACAAGTCTATCTGCCCTCCACCTTATTGATTGCGAGAAAATTGACAGTGTAGAGTGGCTGGAATACCTTGGTAGGGATGGATCATTGAAAGAGCTTGTAGTGAAGAATTGCAAAGGAATCAATCATCATGACTTCCTAAAGTTTGGTTCAGGATGGATGAAGCTCCAGAAGTTTGAGTTCGAGAGGAAAAGAGGAATAGATGATCGTCTTCTAGGTGATATGGTCTATGACTCCTCGTACAATGCTCACAGCACGGATATATATGATTTCTGTTGTGAGAGTTTGAAGGATTTGAGGTTGGCGCATATTAAAACTTGGCCAGAAGTAGGACTTCgtgttgttctagggaagtgtaaaGCATTGGAGAAGCTTTGCCTTGAGTATGTTCATGCCCTAAATGACAATGACATGATTGCATTATCTCGGAGCTGCAGCAACCTTAAAAGCATCTTACTTTGGCTCAACCTGCAGCGCTACTCTAGTGATGTCAGCTATTGTGAAACCAGGACGTCATTTACTGATAACAGCCTTTATGCTATAGCCCTCAACTGTCCTATGCTTCAGATTGTAGACCTCAGATTTACACGATGTGCCCGTGACTGGCCATCAGAAATAGGATTCACACAGAAGGGTTTTCTGACACTCATTCAGTCCTGCCCAATTCGTGTTCTCGTGCTAAACAACGCCAACTTCTTTGATGACGAGGGGATGAAGGCTGTCTCATCCTCACCACATCTGGAGACACTCGAGCTTATATTGTGTCATGCGGTAACTGATGCTGGGATGCGCTTGATTGCACACACCCCATGCTTGAGTAATCTCATACTTCGGGCGTGTCATAACATTACTGATGTTGGAATGGCTGAACTGGGACGTGCACATAAGTTAGAGTCTTTGGTCATTGAGTATTGTGGTGAGATCTCTCTGCAAGCTGCGCAAGGTGTAATCATGTCAGTTCACTACTCCAGCAAGTTTTCAGATGCCCTGAAGAAGAAACTTGGATTTTTGGGCAAGTGTTGA